In the Helianthus annuus cultivar XRQ/B chromosome 11, HanXRQr2.0-SUNRISE, whole genome shotgun sequence genome, one interval contains:
- the LOC110888144 gene encoding uncharacterized protein LOC110888144, producing MDATKKTTNPVSFAKVVQNHKEVPKVNFRSMETVDTLDGADVIIPLSSVKEVNDRFANTLYGYFLGKRLAFPVVDYFVKNTWAKYGLTKMMMNSNGFFFFKFKTKRGLEQLMEDGPWLIRNVPIILNEWSPSSVMVKEDITAIPVWVKMHNVPLSAFTEDGLSLLATKIGVPKMLDSFTTTMCAESWGRSSFARALIEVNATRDLVRMIKVAVPSLDGVGHSIAEVNIEYDWEPLRCSGCGVFGHDDSSCPKKPKTHVPDNTKKMSDEYPDANSKGKNKKPAQQGFHVKNQKPKLVYRPVVNAKSTGETSSSSSANVVDGVEIDDLLGEIPKFMDAKLDKSKPEGASTPGQEGLNG from the coding sequence ATGGATGCGACTAAGAAAACTACCAATCCTGTTTCTTTTGCTAAGGTTGTTCAGAATCATAAGGAGGTGCCAAAAGTCAACTTTAGATCGATGGAAACAGTGGATACTTTGGATGGAGCTGATGTTATTATTCCGTTATCGTCGGTGAAGGAGGTAAATGATAGGTTTGCCAACACACTTTATGGTTATTTCCTAGGGAAGAGGCTTGCGTTTCCTGTCGTTGATTACTTTGTCAAAAACACTTGGGCTAAATACGGATTGACAAAGATGATGATGAACTCAAatggttttttctttttcaagtttaaaacgaaaAGGGGTCTTGAACAACTAATGGAGGATGGTCCATGGCTGATTCGTAATGTGCCTATAATTCTAAATGAATGGTCTCCGTCAAGCGTGATGGTTAAAGAGGATATCACAGCGATACCGGTGTGGGTAAAAATGCATAATGTTCCACTATCGGCATTTACTGAGGATGGTTTGAGCTTGTTAGCAACTAAGATAGGGGTTCCTAAAATGCTTGACTCGTTTACTACGACAATGTGTGCGGAATCATGGGGACGGAGTAGTTTTGCTAGGGCTTTGATCGAGGTCAATGCTACAAGGGATTTGGTCAGGATGATTAAAGTTGCGGTTCCTTCTTTGGATGGTGTTGGGCATTCTATTGCTGAGGTTAATATTGAATATGACTGGGAACCCTTAAGGTGTTCGGGATGTGGTGTGTTTGGCCATGATGATAGCTCGTGTCCTAAAAAACCAAAAACTCATGTGCCTGACAATACAAAAAAGATGTCGGATGAATACCCGGATGCTAATTCCAaaggaaaaaataaaaaacctGCCCAGCAAGGATTCCATGTTAAAAACCAGAAACCTAAGCTTGTGTATCGGCCAGTAGTGAATGCTAAGTCCACTGGAGAAACTTCATCATCATCTAGTGCTAATGTGGTGGATGGAGTGGAGATTGACGACCTTTTAGGTGAAATACCAAAGTTCATGGATGCAAAGCTGGACAAAAGTAAACCTGAGGGTGCAAGCACACCCGGTCAAGAAGGTTTAAATGGGTAG